The DNA sequence TCAGACAGATGGATGATGCCAGCTGCCATCGTGAGTGGAAGGCATTCAGATAAAGCAGTAAAATGAGGATGGACCGGGACCTCAGCCACGAGGTTCAGTTCAGGCAGGAAAGGGATGCATTGCGACATTTCCGACGAATCGCAGGAGGCAGGAGAACAGAGTATGGCAGAACGTCAGCAGTATCTTTATGTGCTTCGACCCGTTGAACGTCTTCTGGTGGCGGAGCATTGGACCGAGAAAGAGGCAGCCATTACCAGGCGTCATTTTGCCCGTCTGGAACGGATGCTGGCAGAGGGGCGGTTGATTCTGGCCGGGAAGACAGGGGGTCTGGATGAAACGACGTTTGGGATTGTAGTTTTTGAAGCCGATTCTCCGGAGGAAGCCAGGGAAATCATGGCCAGCGATCCCGGGGTCGCGGAAGGGATTATGACAGCAGAGCTTTTCCCCTATCGGGTCGCGCTGTCCCGGTCCTGAGACCGGATCAGATCTGTTTTGCAGGAGACCAGCCTGAGATGATGACCCCCGCTCCGGATGAAGCGAAGCAGTGAGGTCAGCGGCCAGGACAGACCATGGCGGAATGGCGGATCAATCAAGGGCATTTGAATACGGGAATCAACAGACGGGTGCCGCAACGTTCCCGTCTGTTTTGACGTGCCCGGCTCCAGCCGGGCAGGAGGCTTGCAGAAAGCAAGGGAAAGAATTACCTTGCCATCGTGGGGATGGATGACCCGGAAACCGGGGAACGCTGAGGCGATTACTGAGGAAAACGGGTTCTGCCCGACCGTCAGTTGGGGACTGCGCAGAGCCGGCAGGATGACACAATGTCCGGGAATCCGGAAAACCTGTTTCGGCAGTTTTTTTGCTGCGGTGAGAAGGATTCAACAACGCAGGCAGAGCCGAGGGAACAGTGAGCAAAT is a window from the Clostridiaceae bacterium HFYG-1003 genome containing:
- a CDS encoding YciI family protein, giving the protein MAERQQYLYVLRPVERLLVAEHWTEKEAAITRRHFARLERMLAEGRLILAGKTGGLDETTFGIVVFEADSPEEAREIMASDPGVAEGIMTAELFPYRVALSRS